From the Hymenobacter yonginensis genome, one window contains:
- a CDS encoding helix-turn-helix domain-containing protein, whose protein sequence is MNLVVLQSEAYDQLQQNTFAYMRKLMEQERKKATIDWLDNAEAAALLKISKRTLQSWRDEGLIGFSQIGGKIYYNREEIDRMLLKHHHKPFRATA, encoded by the coding sequence ATGAACCTTGTAGTACTACAGAGTGAAGCATATGACCAGCTTCAGCAGAACACATTCGCCTACATGAGAAAACTCATGGAGCAGGAGCGTAAGAAAGCCACTATTGACTGGTTAGATAACGCCGAAGCTGCGGCCTTGCTGAAAATCAGTAAGCGAACGTTGCAGTCTTGGCGCGACGAGGGGCTGATCGGATTCAGCCAGATTGGTGGGAAGATTTACTACAATCGTGAGGAAATTGACCGAATGCTCTTGAAGCACCACCATAAGCCCTTCCGAGCAACTGCGTAG
- a CDS encoding heavy metal translocating P-type ATPase: protein MPDPSLDKTNEELNTAKQVQLENVGALTRDQLSPDAATEPQGHDVPGHDHAPAADTTPDAQAGHTHEEGDDHDHENAGASPYLWPGVSLALLLAGIALDYFDVSFFSGTVRLLWYGVAFLLVGWKVIKAAVLSIPSGNVFNEFLLMSLATLGAFAIGEYPEGVAVMLFYTVGELFQDAAVNRAKRSIRALLEIQATEVTVLRGGRSLVLDPKQVQLGDIIEVKPGEKVALDGTLLVGPASFNTAALTGESAPQTKQTGDMVLAGMINQESLAQVQVTATYQDTKLAKILSMVQDAVGRKAKTQLFITRFAKIYTPIVVLLAALLIVVPYFLVDDYVFRDWLYRALVFLVISCPCALVVSIPLGYFGGIGAASRAGILLKGSNFLDVLREIDTVVMDKTGTLTQGVFAVQQVQPAAGFDAEQLLRLVGTLETKSTHPIAKAVVQHVGNAVAGVMVENVEEIAGHGLRGRIDSKDVLAGNTKLLTKFQVSYPPEVDQVVDSIVVAAVNGQYAGYLTVADAPKADAKQTVRELRADGITKIVMLSGDKDSITQRVAKELGIDEAHGGLLPEDKARYVQQYLTEGCKLAFVGDGVNDAPVVALADVGIAMGGLGSDATIETADVVIQTDHPSKIATARRIARATHSVVWQNIWLAFGVKAIVLALGAGGVATMWEAVFADVGVALLAILNAWRIQRMKF, encoded by the coding sequence ATGCCTGACCCTTCTCTAGATAAAACCAACGAGGAGCTGAACACCGCCAAGCAGGTGCAGCTCGAAAATGTAGGCGCGCTGACCCGCGACCAACTCTCCCCCGACGCCGCGACAGAGCCACAGGGCCACGACGTACCCGGCCATGACCACGCGCCAGCGGCGGATACCACACCCGATGCCCAGGCCGGCCACACCCATGAAGAAGGTGACGACCATGACCATGAAAATGCGGGAGCCAGCCCTTACCTGTGGCCGGGCGTGAGTCTGGCGCTGCTGCTGGCCGGTATCGCGCTGGACTACTTCGACGTTTCCTTCTTTAGCGGCACCGTACGCCTGCTGTGGTACGGGGTGGCCTTTTTGCTGGTCGGCTGGAAAGTCATCAAGGCGGCGGTGCTAAGTATTCCATCCGGGAACGTGTTCAACGAGTTTCTACTCATGAGCTTGGCCACGCTCGGGGCGTTTGCCATCGGCGAGTACCCGGAAGGAGTCGCCGTGATGCTGTTCTATACCGTGGGCGAACTGTTCCAGGACGCGGCCGTTAACCGGGCCAAGCGTAGCATTCGAGCCCTTCTAGAGATCCAAGCCACGGAAGTCACAGTGTTGCGCGGAGGCCGTAGTCTGGTGCTGGATCCTAAGCAGGTACAGCTGGGCGATATCATTGAGGTGAAGCCCGGGGAGAAAGTAGCCCTCGACGGGACCCTGCTAGTTGGACCCGCCAGCTTCAACACGGCCGCTCTTACCGGCGAGTCAGCTCCTCAAACCAAGCAAACTGGGGACATGGTACTGGCCGGCATGATCAACCAAGAGTCACTGGCGCAGGTGCAGGTAACTGCGACGTACCAGGACACGAAGCTGGCCAAAATCCTGTCGATGGTGCAGGATGCGGTCGGGCGTAAGGCGAAAACCCAGCTGTTCATCACCCGCTTTGCGAAGATCTACACACCCATCGTCGTGCTACTGGCCGCGCTGCTTATTGTCGTGCCCTATTTTCTGGTGGACGACTATGTGTTTCGAGACTGGCTCTACCGGGCCCTCGTCTTTCTGGTCATCTCTTGCCCCTGCGCCCTAGTCGTGAGCATTCCATTGGGCTACTTTGGTGGCATCGGCGCGGCCTCCCGGGCCGGCATCCTGCTTAAGGGCTCCAACTTCCTGGACGTGCTGCGTGAAATCGACACCGTGGTGATGGACAAGACCGGTACGCTGACCCAAGGCGTGTTTGCCGTGCAGCAGGTGCAGCCCGCCGCTGGGTTTGACGCTGAGCAACTGTTGCGCCTGGTCGGAACCCTGGAAACGAAATCGACTCACCCCATTGCCAAAGCCGTAGTACAGCATGTCGGTAACGCAGTGGCAGGCGTCATGGTAGAGAACGTCGAGGAAATAGCCGGCCACGGGTTGCGTGGCCGGATCGATAGCAAGGACGTCCTGGCCGGCAACACCAAGCTGTTGACCAAGTTTCAGGTTTCCTACCCCCCCGAAGTAGATCAGGTAGTAGATAGTATTGTGGTTGCGGCTGTAAATGGTCAGTACGCCGGCTACCTGACTGTGGCCGACGCACCTAAGGCTGACGCAAAGCAAACCGTGCGGGAGCTGCGGGCCGATGGCATCACGAAGATCGTCATGCTCTCGGGTGACAAAGACAGCATTACTCAGCGGGTAGCCAAGGAGCTCGGTATTGACGAAGCCCACGGTGGGCTGTTACCGGAAGACAAAGCCCGTTATGTACAGCAATATCTCACGGAAGGCTGCAAGTTGGCGTTTGTGGGTGATGGGGTGAACGATGCGCCGGTCGTCGCCTTGGCCGACGTAGGCATTGCCATGGGTGGTCTGGGGTCGGACGCGACGATTGAAACAGCCGATGTAGTCATTCAGACGGACCACCCTAGCAAGATTGCCACGGCTCGCCGGATTGCTCGCGCCACGCACTCAGTAGTGTGGCAGAACATCTGGCTCGCGTTCGGGGTGAAAGCCATCGTCCTGGCCCTCGGGGCGGGTGGCGTGGCCACGATGTGGGAAGCCGTGTTTGCCGACGTCGGAGTGGCTCTACTCGCGATTCTAAACGCTTGGCGCATTCAACGGATGAAGTTTTGA
- a CDS encoding SH3 domain-containing protein gives MIHRLSLLTAFSLLCTVGFSQTTRNTNNGVIINSTVVVSDPVYVPVAPSSTGTSAFERKVIRKMEDEQRARDIEYRRTFETIEKEAEEKRREDAYRLLPTYYTTQVVNMRTDGGTEYPIMRQLPKGTVVKVVEGGGFLNGGWWLIHVPGTEAAGYVHPKFLKPRL, from the coding sequence ATGATTCACCGACTCTCTCTTCTTACAGCGTTTTCACTGCTGTGTACCGTGGGTTTCAGCCAGACCACCCGCAACACCAACAATGGGGTAATCATCAACAGCACTGTTGTTGTATCAGACCCAGTGTATGTCCCAGTCGCGCCCTCTAGCACCGGTACAAGTGCGTTTGAAAGGAAGGTCATTCGGAAAATGGAAGATGAGCAGAGAGCTAGGGACATAGAGTACCGTCGTACTTTCGAAACCATTGAGAAAGAAGCGGAGGAGAAACGGCGTGAGGATGCCTATCGGCTCCTACCTACTTACTACACGACTCAGGTCGTCAACATGAGAACGGATGGGGGAACAGAATACCCGATAATGCGACAGCTTCCTAAGGGCACTGTTGTTAAGGTTGTTGAGGGAGGGGGCTTTCTCAACGGTGGTTGGTGGTTGATACATGTTCCCGGTACGGAGGCAGCAGGTTACGTGCACCCCAAGTTTTTAAAGCCGCGACTCTGA
- a CDS encoding helix-turn-helix domain-containing protein, whose amino-acid sequence MKNPAGVKAFGARLRHLREQRGMSQQELADYADVSKMTVHRIETAQFSATIDVLLSLTKALGMPLHELVKCPGMEEAD is encoded by the coding sequence GTGAAAAATCCGGCTGGTGTTAAAGCATTCGGTGCTCGTCTTCGGCACTTGCGTGAACAGCGCGGAATGAGTCAGCAGGAGCTGGCCGACTATGCGGATGTGTCCAAGATGACAGTACACCGCATTGAAACTGCGCAATTCTCCGCCACAATCGACGTGCTGCTCTCTCTCACGAAAGCACTGGGTATGCCGCTTCATGAACTAGTGAAGTGTCCTGGTATGGAAGAAGCTGATTGA